The following is a genomic window from Nicotiana tabacum cultivar K326 chromosome 3, ASM71507v2, whole genome shotgun sequence.
gtgaaagtgcagtggagatatcggcccgtagaggaggctacctgggagaccgaactggagatgtggagcagatatccttacctatttgaggcttcaggtatgtttcttgacccattctaggacgaacgtttgtttaagaggggcaggatgcaacgacccgaccggtcgtttcataagttaccgctttgtttctcctatttctgcttcttattgtcttgttcagctgtattaggtgatatcaggttggttggttcgggttcagacaggttttggaaaggaatgagacacttagtctcttttgagtaagcttaggttgaaaaagtcaaccgaatgttgacttctgtgaaaaagggctcggatgtgaattccgatgattcATATAACTtagggagatgatttgggacttaggagcgtgatcggaatatattttggaggtctggagtaggtttagacttgaattggcaaaattggaattttggcgttttccggttgataggtgagattttgatataggggtcggaatgaaattccgaaagttgaagtaggtctgctgtgtcatttgtgacgtgtgtgcaaaatttcaggtcattcgaacgagatttgatagattttttgatcgaaagcggattttgtgcttcgcgaatgcgaggcattGACCGTGTTCCCGAAGAAGGAATttgaatcgctgggcagaatgtttaaaagaccacTTTCGCGATTTAGGCCatagttcaccatttttgactcgattttggagcttcttgaggaaaattgaagagggaatcaaagggaaacacttggaggtaagatttacgGACTTAATAttcgatcctattgtgatttatACCTAATTAAATATGAcatttgtggaatctaaagcctaaaattggaagttagggcttgaaaattgGAGAACTAAATCTAgaaatttgaggggtcatttatggtcggattttggtattcttggtatgtatgaactcgtaagagtgtaaggattctagtatTGTGATTTTTGTCAGAATCcgaaacgtgggcccgggggtcgggtttggccaatttcgggatttttgatgtaaatgggtTATTTTTGAgtggactttgttcccttagcatatttttgatggtatgaatctgttttggttagatttggagcatccgaaggccgattcgaggggcaaaggcatcgcgggatagagtttggaccggatagaggtaagcaatgattgtaaatgctgtcctgagggtatgaaacctcatatttcacattgttgtgctactttgaggtgacgcacacgctagatgacgagcgaggggttgtgcactgttggggattgtgacttagtccgccCTGTATGACTGTtaaactgcgtatttgattgaaaaccgTTTGCTATCATTGTGTTTTTGAAAGTATcgtcatgttttgggctgaatgccatatttgggtctcgtgccaactattttggaaccttaggatatttttactactattccttactgttttgacttcatatttgtactcagtcatgttgtattctactgttttcataactcaaccatatttactccgttttgacattttaaatgatattttgggctgaacatcatgttttactgtgcccgagtggcttgagaaatttctgactgagtgaggccgagggcttgtattgtaaggatattatgggatcgggctgcgcgccgcagcagtgttgtaccgattcatgattatgaggccgagggccagattaattatgccacgagatggattgatatagcgcttgagctgtaggagcctctccagagtctgcacacctctagtgagtgcgggtacccagtgtgagatgtgatattgcccgaggggccgttgttgtttcatgttgttgccggaggggctgatacgagtgattgtgaggtagcctgaggggctggatctgttggtattttgcccgaggAGCTGATTTATGTTTCTATCCTTTTCTCTACattttcatcacttgtttgaactACTGAAggatgttttaaagaggtttttattGAACTAAAGTGTTTTTACGAGCTTTTACTCTTTTACTGCATTGTTCTGattttatactattttgttgtagcattatgtTGTGTctaacgtgttttcttatcgctcagctgcctttacttttattacttactaagttggtgtactcacattactccgtgcaccctgtgtgcagatccaggagtctcgggtcacgCTAGCAAGTGCTGATTTGCTTTCCAGCAGGCTTGTtaggagttgactaggtagctactcggtgttcgcagcccagcgcttctccttcctatctttatttcacTTTGTACTAGCTTTGTATCACACTACATTGTCTTTTCATACTCTTCGAAGaattgtagatgctcatgactggtgacaccccgatgtcgggctgtgtttgtgTCCGCATTGTTCTATTGTACTCTATATTTTAGGATTTTTAGCTTATTAATGACTCTAAACGAGTTataactatttattttatttgggggtttgtgtcggttggcctagtttcacgatagatgccatcacgaccgggtccgttTTATGATCGTGACAAAATGATACCAACTGTCGCGTATTATCAAGATGTGAAGGTGTTGATTCAATTGTTTATAAAGGTTGTGCTACACCTTATGAAGTAGATGCTGGCTGAACTGACTTTTGCAAGTTCTGGTAACGCTTGGCCCTTGGCATATCTGGAATCAATAAAATAAACTGCGTGAAACTATATACCAGAATAATGAAAGATTGAACAATCTAATTACAAATTTTTTTGTACAAGAGTCATACAATCACCATATTAGTTGCTCTATAGAGAGCAATGAGATTTGCAATTAAGCACTTTTGAAGTACCTAATTAATAGAATCATGTAGAATTAGTGCTACGACGAAACAATCAAATAATCTAGTTACTTGCAATCTCGATCATACCTTGCAATAGTTTCTATACTATAACGTTTTAAACTTGAAGAAACTAAGAGCTTGCCACAAATGTAGAAAATTAACATCCAGTACTTAGAAAATTATCTTTATCACTAATATAAAATAGCCTAATTCCTAGTGAGACATATGCTCCTCTATTGCAACTTGGATATTCTCATAATTAACATCAAaaaattgttccaattcttgtTGTTGGTATGGCTCATTCTCGTaatttcttcttcatcaacaTCTCCTATGTCAAACAAATCTCTTGGCTTTAGATGCATAGCAACACTCCATTCTTTATCAGTTTCATCATCAACATAGTAGACCATATTTGCTTGAGACGCTTCAATATAAGGATCATGGTCCTTACGATTACCCGTGTGAATCAATCTAGAAAAATTAACACAATTAAATTTCCAAACATCTATTTTGAACCATTCATCTCGAGTAGTGTCAGCCCATTGGCATTTGAAGAGAACAATTATAAACCATCCATAATAATTGAGCTTAATTATGTCTTCAAACTTCCCATAATATGGCAACTCTGCTTGTGTTGCATTTTTATCAGCATTAGATGCAATACAAGAGGTGTTACAGGTAAGAAAAACTCTACTGTTTTGAGTTTTCAATCCTTGTTCTCTAGATACAGTCCGAAACTTGAATCCATTAATGTTATATGCAGTAAACCTTCTTGCATCTGGCATTGGACATTGTGCTAAGAACTCCAAATCAGTAGATATTGTATTTGATATATCTGGATTCATGATCTGCACAAACAAAATTATTTCTATTAAATAATCTAAATTAATACAACTTATACATAAACAGATATTAGCAATACTATTCACTCACTCGTTTTGGAAACCAATCAGGAAACGCTTTATTAACTCTTCTCTCTACCTCTGTTATAGAAGGTCTTCGACCTCTTGAATTCCTTTTAATGTAGTTCCTAAATTCACTACAGAGGAACCATCTATATTAATTTAATCATTTCACTTTAaaaattttactaaaaaataaaTTACAATAAACTTTCTTACTCAATAAATAGTTTTACTGCTGCGCAATTAAGTAACACGTATCTATGAGCTTGAATCTTCTCCAAAGGAGACAACGGAAATATTGTGGAGCCTCCAATAGGTTTACCTTGTTGAGGGAACAAAGATGATACTTCAGAAGCCTTATTATGATTTAGCTCATCGTTTACATGTTAGGCCTATTTATCCTTGACTCGATACCCTCAAAATAATGAGAACAGAGAGTCAGAGCTTCTTCAACAATATAACCTTCAGCAATAGAACCTTCTGGTTGTGCTTTGTTCCCTACAAGAGACTTGAAATGACCTAACAAACtataatgaaaatgaaataataTTAGAACAAGCATTCAATTTGAATTAATATTAAAAGTTTGATCTAAAGAATGTTATGAAATAACAAATTTTTACCTTTCAACAAAATGCATCCATTGATAATGTACTGGACCACCTTGTATCACTTCATCTACTAGATTAATAGTTAAATGAACCATGGCAGTGAAGAAAAATGGAGTGAACAAAATCTCTAAGTGACAAAGTGTGAGTACAATCCGATCTTGTAGCTTCTCTAGGGCAGATAGGCTCAAACTTTTCAAACAAAGATTtttaaaaaaggaagaaaactCTACCAAGACTGCAACAACCTCATTCGGAAGCACATTTCGAATTGCAACAGGCAATAATTGTTCCATGATGATGTAAAAATCATGACTTTTTAATCCGAAGATCCTCTTCTGATCCAGGTCAATACAATCAGAGATATTACTTGAGTAACCATCCGGCATCGAAATATTCTTTAATATTTTAAGGAAGGTGACTCTCTTCTCTTTTGGAATTGCAAATGCAGCAAGGCGACAATTCTCTTTCTTATCTGGCCAAAGATCACGCATTATATAATATTGTCAAACATATTCTTCTCGATGTGCATGACGTCCAAATTATGGCATAACGAGTTGAATTCCCAATATGGAAGATTGAAGAATATGCTTTTTTTTCCTCCACTACTGGGTTGCACCTTCCccattttttctttgtttatttctttctttctagcATTCAACTCTACTGTTCTTCCAAATGTAACAAAGATTTCTTTCACTTGTTGCAAAATGTCTGATTCTGATAACTTCCTCGGCAAATTCCTCTCCTCCACATCTCCAAAAAAACGATGCCTCATCAATCTAAATTTGTGATTTCTTGCCAAAAATTGACGATGACCAATAAAGCAACATTTTCTACTATGAGGAAGTCGACAAGGTTCTTAGTCAAAATTACAAGAGGGGCATGCAAAATTAGTATGTGATAAGATATCAAGACCAGGAAAATCACTGACTGTCCACATAAGAGCTACTCACATTCTAAATATTTCATTCTTCGATGAATCACAAGTTTCCACACCACAACTCATTcaactccttaataaggggttgTAAGTATACATCTATATTATTAC
Proteins encoded in this region:
- the LOC107762508 gene encoding uncharacterized protein LOC107762508, which produces MNPDISNTISTDLEFLAQCPMPDARRFTAYNINGFKFRTVSREQGLKTQNSRVFLTCNTSCIASNADKNATQAELPYYGKFEDIIKLNYYGWFIIVLFKCQWADTTRDEWFKIDVWKFNCVNFSRLIHTGNRKDHDPYIEASQANMVYYVDDETDKEWSVAMHLKPRDLFDIGDVDEEEITRMSHTNNKNWNNFLMLIMRISKLQ